One region of Pseudomonas sp. ABC1 genomic DNA includes:
- a CDS encoding SPOR domain-containing protein produces MSSLSADDTFLNYYGFSHDPFATRVPGFKFFPAQRKPVLGQLHHLARYSQLLLVVSGPQGSGKTLLRQALVASSNKQTVQSVVITPQGSADAAIVLQQVAQALGAERADFDSVLAQIIQLGLTGQEVYLLVDDAERLTGAAVETLLRLAEGSHEGRPHVFLFGEPALVARLDALVDDQERFHVISLQPYDEDETREYLSLRLEGAGRGLECLNEQQIERIHEISEGWPGAINQVARDELIEAMQASRSSGRKGGWLAALPIKHVVAVLAILLLIGLGFLFSREAYEEKNAPKVTNGMPINGAFSGDASGDGKDSTAIEFEGPAGEPQPIIREPLAASGEVDEDFAGIGRDNPVSIPTPAPAPAPAPAPAPAPAPRPAPAPIPAPAPVVKAPVVAEKPRETPAPVRQIVAEKPKAPAATASNSSGNWYARQNGSHYLIQILGTGNERNAQELVRKNGANYHYFVKQHQGKPLYVVTYGSFTSRAAAVAAIKTLPANLQAGKPWPRTFASVQQEIR; encoded by the coding sequence ATGTCCAGTTTGTCTGCCGACGATACCTTTCTGAACTACTACGGGTTCAGCCACGATCCTTTCGCCACGCGCGTTCCGGGGTTCAAGTTCTTCCCGGCCCAACGCAAGCCGGTGCTTGGGCAACTGCACCACCTGGCGCGTTACAGCCAGTTGCTGCTGGTCGTGAGTGGGCCTCAAGGCAGTGGCAAGACGTTGCTGCGCCAGGCCCTGGTGGCCAGTAGCAACAAGCAGACGGTACAGAGCGTGGTGATCACCCCGCAGGGGTCCGCCGACGCGGCCATCGTGCTGCAACAAGTGGCGCAGGCGCTGGGGGCGGAGCGGGCTGATTTCGACAGTGTGCTGGCGCAGATCATCCAGTTGGGGCTGACCGGGCAGGAGGTCTACCTGCTGGTGGATGATGCCGAGCGCCTGACCGGGGCCGCGGTGGAAACGCTACTGCGCCTCGCCGAGGGTAGCCATGAAGGGCGCCCGCATGTGTTCCTGTTCGGTGAGCCGGCGCTGGTGGCGAGGCTGGATGCACTGGTCGATGACCAGGAGCGTTTCCATGTCATTTCCCTGCAGCCCTATGACGAGGACGAAACCCGCGAATACCTGTCCCTGCGCCTGGAAGGTGCAGGGCGTGGCCTCGAGTGCCTCAATGAGCAGCAGATCGAGCGCATTCACGAGATATCCGAAGGCTGGCCGGGTGCGATCAACCAAGTGGCCCGGGATGAGCTGATCGAAGCGATGCAGGCGTCGCGCTCTTCGGGGCGCAAGGGCGGTTGGCTGGCAGCCCTGCCGATCAAGCATGTGGTTGCCGTTCTGGCGATTCTTTTGCTGATCGGGCTGGGCTTTTTGTTCTCCCGAGAGGCCTACGAAGAAAAAAATGCACCAAAAGTGACGAATGGCATGCCCATTAATGGTGCATTTTCGGGCGATGCTTCCGGGGACGGAAAGGACTCCACGGCGATCGAATTCGAAGGGCCGGCCGGCGAGCCACAACCGATCATTCGCGAGCCGCTGGCGGCTTCGGGCGAGGTCGATGAAGATTTTGCGGGTATCGGCCGGGACAACCCGGTGAGCATCCCGACACCAGCACCAGCACCAGCACCAGCACCAGCACCAGCACCAGCACCAGCACCCAGGCCCGCTCCTGCACCCATACCTGCTCCGGCGCCTGTGGTCAAAGCGCCTGTGGTGGCGGAAAAACCCAGGGAAACGCCTGCTCCGGTGCGGCAGATTGTCGCGGAAAAGCCGAAAGCACCTGCCGCGACGGCCTCTAATAGTAGTGGGAACTGGTATGCAAGGCAGAATGGGTCGCATTACCTGATCCAGATCCTGGGGACCGGCAACGAGCGTAATGCCCAGGAGCTGGTGCGCAAGAACGGTGCGAACTACCACTATTTCGTCAAGCAGCACCAGGGTAAGCCGCTGTACGTGGTGACTTATGGCAGTTTTACCAGCCGTGCGGCAGCCGTGGCGGCGATCAAGACGCTGCCGGCCAACCTGCAGGCCGGCAAGCCGTGGCCACGAACCTTCGCCAGTGTCCAGCAGGAAATCAGGTAA
- the aroB gene encoding 3-dehydroquinate synthase, whose product MQTLNVELGERSYPIHIGRQLLDDTELLAQRIRGRQIAIVTNETVAPLYLHRLQHSLRDFAITPIVLPDGESYKNWETLQLIFDGLLQARHDRGTTVVALGGGVIGDMAGYAAASYQRGVDFIQIPTTLLSQVDSSVGGKTGINHPLGKNMIGAFYQPRAVIIDTETLETLPGRELSAGLAEVIKYGLICDEPFLGWLEAHVDRLRALDPEALAEAIQRSCAAKARVVGADERESGVRATLNLGHTFGHAIETHQGYGAWLHGEAVSAGTVMALEMSRQLGWISAEQRDRAVRLLARAGLPVAPPTNMTAADFMQHMAVDKKVLNGQLRLVLLKQLGEAVVTGDFPTDALHTTLEVDYAALTQQLESR is encoded by the coding sequence ATGCAGACTCTTAATGTCGAACTTGGCGAGCGCAGTTATCCCATCCATATCGGTCGGCAACTGCTCGACGACACGGAACTGCTGGCGCAACGGATACGCGGCCGACAGATCGCCATCGTCACCAACGAGACGGTCGCCCCCCTGTACCTGCACCGGCTGCAGCACAGCCTGCGCGACTTTGCCATAACGCCCATCGTGTTGCCGGACGGCGAGTCCTACAAGAACTGGGAAACCCTGCAACTGATCTTCGACGGACTGCTGCAGGCGCGGCATGACCGTGGCACGACAGTGGTGGCCCTGGGCGGCGGTGTGATCGGCGACATGGCCGGCTATGCCGCCGCGAGCTACCAGCGCGGTGTCGACTTCATCCAGATCCCTACGACGTTGCTGTCGCAAGTGGACTCCTCCGTGGGCGGCAAGACCGGTATCAACCACCCGCTGGGCAAGAACATGATCGGTGCCTTCTACCAGCCGCGGGCGGTGATCATCGATACCGAAACCCTCGAAACCCTGCCGGGGCGTGAGCTGTCCGCTGGCCTGGCTGAAGTCATCAAGTATGGCCTGATCTGCGACGAGCCGTTCCTTGGCTGGCTCGAGGCACACGTCGATCGTCTGCGTGCACTCGATCCCGAGGCGCTGGCCGAGGCGATCCAGCGTTCGTGCGCGGCCAAGGCACGGGTGGTTGGTGCCGATGAGCGTGAGTCCGGTGTACGCGCCACGCTCAACCTCGGGCATACCTTCGGCCATGCGATCGAAACGCACCAGGGTTATGGCGCATGGCTGCACGGCGAGGCGGTATCCGCCGGAACTGTCATGGCTCTGGAGATGTCTCGTCAACTGGGCTGGATCAGCGCCGAGCAGCGTGACCGTGCCGTGCGCCTGCTGGCCCGTGCCGGGCTGCCGGTTGCGCCACCGACCAATATGACGGCGGCCGACTTCATGCAGCACATGGCGGTCGACAAGAAAGTGCTCAACGGTCAACTGCGACTGGTGCTGCTCAAGCAATTGGGCGAAGCGGTCGTGACCGGGGACTTCCCCACCGATGCGCTACACACAACGTTGGAGGTGGATTACGCCGCCCTGACGCAACAGTTGGAATCCAGGTAA
- a CDS encoding C13 family peptidase — protein MRPLIPLLLGCLLVACGDDTPLTSADGVLPDGSRYQGTLADGLLQGEGRLDYPDGSHYQGRFRHGLFHGPGFLQYADGTIYQGEFEDGQLNGEGMRIDSDGTLNGTFRHGLLDGTGSYLAASGARYEGHFAQDLFSGQGRYEDEHGSVWSGEFEDGQMHGLGRYTDEDGSLYDGAFKQWRYHGQGHLQRADGSHYQGQFRRGRYHGEGTLTQADGTVLAGTWNNGRRVRDDKGQRLPDPLELALLGQERLLQQAIDALPASTPAPELYTLAFAGDGQQSVFLREADYVSELLSRAFGAHGQITLVNHRDHLADRPLATRENLRRAILALAERSGPEDLIFLYFTSHGSSDHRLALEQPRLALEDLPATELAELLQPLADRPKVVVVSACFSGGFIEPLKNDNTLVMTAARADRVSFGCSEESDFTYFGRALFAEALQRTDDLEKAFELASATVAEREQADRFEASEPQLWAPERVLERWRLITKTRPGAQP, from the coding sequence ATGCGCCCCCTCATTCCCCTGCTGCTCGGCTGCCTGCTGGTTGCCTGTGGCGATGACACCCCACTGACCTCCGCCGACGGCGTGCTGCCTGACGGTAGCCGCTACCAGGGCACGCTGGCCGACGGCCTGCTGCAAGGCGAAGGCCGCCTCGACTACCCGGACGGCAGCCATTACCAGGGCCGCTTCCGCCATGGGTTGTTCCACGGACCAGGCTTTCTGCAATACGCCGACGGCACGATCTACCAGGGTGAGTTCGAAGACGGCCAGCTCAACGGCGAAGGCATGCGCATCGACAGCGATGGCACCCTCAACGGTACATTCCGGCACGGGCTCCTCGACGGCACAGGCAGCTACCTGGCGGCCTCCGGCGCACGCTATGAAGGCCACTTCGCGCAGGACCTGTTCAGCGGCCAGGGGCGCTATGAGGACGAGCACGGCTCGGTCTGGAGCGGCGAGTTCGAGGATGGCCAGATGCACGGCCTGGGGCGTTACACGGACGAAGACGGCAGTCTCTACGACGGCGCATTCAAACAGTGGCGCTACCATGGCCAGGGCCACCTGCAACGCGCCGATGGTAGCCACTACCAGGGACAGTTCCGCCGAGGGCGCTATCATGGCGAAGGCACATTGACCCAGGCCGACGGCACGGTACTCGCAGGCACCTGGAACAACGGACGCCGCGTACGCGATGACAAGGGCCAGCGCCTGCCCGACCCGCTGGAGCTGGCCCTGCTTGGGCAGGAACGGCTGCTGCAACAGGCCATCGACGCCCTGCCGGCCTCGACACCGGCGCCAGAGCTCTACACCCTGGCCTTCGCCGGTGACGGCCAGCAGAGCGTCTTCCTGCGCGAAGCCGACTATGTCAGCGAGTTGCTCTCCCGCGCCTTCGGCGCCCACGGCCAGATCACCCTGGTCAACCACCGCGACCACCTGGCCGACCGGCCGCTGGCCACACGCGAGAACCTACGCCGCGCCATCCTGGCCCTGGCCGAACGCAGTGGCCCGGAAGACCTGATCTTCCTCTACTTCACCAGCCACGGCTCGTCCGACCACCGTCTGGCACTGGAGCAACCCCGCCTGGCCCTGGAAGACCTGCCCGCCACCGAACTGGCCGAACTGTTGCAGCCCCTGGCGGATCGCCCCAAGGTCGTGGTGGTCTCTGCGTGCTTTTCCGGCGGTTTCATCGAACCGTTGAAGAACGACAACACCCTGGTCATGACCGCCGCCCGCGCCGACCGAGTTTCCTTCGGCTGTTCGGAGGAAAGCGACTTCACCTATTTCGGCCGGGCGCTGTTCGCCGAAGCCCTGCAACGCACCGACGATCTGGAAAAAGCCTTCGAACTGGCCAGCGCCACCGTTGCCGAACGTGAACAGGCCGACCGGTTCGAAGCATCCGAACCCCAGCTCTGGGCACCTGAACGGGTGCTGGAGCGCTGGCGGCTGATAACCAAGACACGACCAGGAGCACAGCCATGA
- a CDS encoding FAD-dependent oxidoreductase, translating to MTERLNNDFQFIEVGRKDPKKKLLRHRKKDFVEIYEPFKPQQASEQAHRCLGCGNPYCEWKCPVHNFIPNWLKLVSEGNILAAAELSHQTNTLPEVCGRVCPQDRLCEGACTLNSGFGAVTIGSVEKYITDTAFAMGWRPDMSKVKPTGKRVAVIGAGPAGLGCADILVRNGVTPVVYDRNPEIGGLLTFGIPEFKLEKTVLSHRREVFTGMGVEFRLNTEIGKDVSIEQLLAEYDAVFMGMGTYTYMKGGFPGEDLPGVHDALDFLVANVNRNLGFEKSPEDFVDMKGKNVVVLGGGDTAMDCNRTSIRQGAGSVTCAYRRDAANMPGSRKEVKNAKEEGVKFLFNRQPIAIVGDGKVEGVKVVETRLGAADARGRRSPEPIPGSEQILPADAVVIAFGFRPSPASWFEGQGVATDSQGRVVAPAEGQFKFQTGNPKIFAGGDMVRGSDLVVTAIHEGRTAAEGILDYLGV from the coding sequence ATGACCGAGCGTCTGAATAACGACTTCCAGTTCATCGAGGTCGGCCGCAAGGACCCGAAGAAGAAACTGTTGCGCCATCGCAAGAAGGACTTCGTGGAAATCTACGAACCCTTCAAGCCGCAGCAGGCGTCCGAGCAGGCGCACCGCTGCCTGGGTTGCGGCAACCCGTATTGCGAGTGGAAGTGCCCGGTGCACAACTTCATTCCCAACTGGCTCAAGCTGGTCTCGGAAGGCAACATCCTGGCCGCCGCCGAGCTGAGCCACCAGACCAATACCCTGCCCGAAGTCTGTGGCCGGGTGTGCCCGCAGGATCGCCTGTGCGAGGGCGCCTGCACCCTCAACAGCGGCTTCGGCGCGGTGACCATCGGTTCGGTGGAGAAGTACATCACCGACACCGCCTTCGCCATGGGCTGGCGCCCGGACATGTCCAAGGTCAAGCCGACCGGTAAGCGTGTCGCGGTGATCGGCGCCGGTCCGGCGGGCCTCGGTTGCGCCGATATCCTGGTGCGCAACGGCGTCACACCGGTGGTCTATGACCGCAACCCGGAAATCGGCGGCCTGCTGACCTTCGGCATTCCCGAGTTCAAGCTGGAGAAGACCGTGCTCAGCCACCGCCGTGAAGTCTTCACCGGCATGGGCGTCGAGTTCCGCCTGAACACCGAGATCGGCAAGGACGTTTCCATCGAGCAACTGCTGGCCGAATACGATGCCGTGTTCATGGGCATGGGCACCTACACCTACATGAAAGGCGGTTTCCCCGGCGAAGACCTGCCTGGCGTGCACGATGCACTGGACTTCCTGGTAGCCAACGTCAATCGCAACCTGGGCTTCGAGAAGAGCCCGGAAGACTTCGTCGACATGAAGGGCAAGAATGTCGTGGTGCTGGGCGGTGGCGACACCGCGATGGACTGCAACCGCACCTCGATCCGCCAGGGCGCCGGCAGTGTGACCTGCGCCTACCGCCGCGATGCGGCGAACATGCCGGGTTCGCGCAAGGAAGTGAAGAATGCCAAGGAGGAGGGCGTGAAGTTCCTCTTCAACCGCCAGCCCATCGCCATCGTCGGCGACGGCAAGGTGGAAGGCGTGAAGGTGGTGGAAACCCGTCTGGGCGCAGCGGATGCCCGTGGCCGCCGCAGCCCTGAGCCGATCCCCGGTTCAGAGCAGATCCTGCCGGCCGATGCGGTGGTGATCGCTTTCGGCTTCCGGCCGAGCCCGGCATCCTGGTTCGAAGGCCAGGGTGTCGCGACCGACAGCCAGGGCCGCGTCGTGGCGCCGGCCGAGGGGCAATTCAAGTTCCAGACCGGCAACCCGAAAATCTTCGCTGGTGGCGACATGGTGCGCGGCTCCGACCTGGTGGTGACCGCTATCCATGAAGGCCGCACGGCCGCTGAAGGTATCCTCGACTACCTGGGCGTGTAA
- the gltB gene encoding glutamate synthase large subunit, producing the protein MNAGLFRPEEFKDNCGFGLIAHMQGEASHHLLQTAIQSLTCMTHRGGINADGKTGDGCGLLIQKPDLFLRTVARETFAAELPERYAVGMVFLNQDPVRAEAARQNMNREILAAGLQLVGWRQVPIDPSVLGRLALERLPQIEQVFVGGEGLSEQEFEVKLFCARRRSSVANAEDSEHYICSFSQSTIIYKGLMMPADLAAFYPDLSDERLRTAICVFHQRFSTNTLPKWPLAQPFRFLAHNGEINTITGNRNWAQARRLKFANGRIPDLQELGPLVNRVGSDSSSMDNMLELLVTGGIDLFRGVRMIIPPAWQNVETMDPDLRAFYEYNSMHMEAWDGPAGVVLTDGRHAVCLLDRNGLRPARWVTTTNGYITLASEVGVWDYAPDEVVAKGRVGPGQILAVDTQTGQVMHAEDIDERLKSQHPYKKWLRQHALRIQSTLSDNDHGSALYDQDQLKQYMKMFQVTFEERDQVLRVLAEQGQEAVGSMGDDTPMAVLSRRVRSPYDYFRQQFAQVTNPPIDPLREAIVMSLETCLGAEKNIFEETAEHANRAILSTPVISPAKWRTIMELDRPGFERHVIDLNYDPALGLEAAVRNIADQAEEAVRVGKVLLVLSDRAIEPGKLPAHASLAVGAVHHRLTEKGLRCDCNLLVETATVRDPHHFAVLIGFGATAVYPYLAYEVLGDLIRTGEVLGDLYEVFKHYRKGISKGLLKIISKMGISTITSYRGAQLFEAIGLSDEVVELSFRGVASRIKGARFVDLEAEQKLLAAEAWNARKAIQQGGLLKFVHGGEYHAYNPDVVGALQAAVQSGDYSLFKQYTALVDQRPVSMVRDLFKVRESEQPLGLDDVEPLEAILQRFDSAGISLGALSPEAHEAIAEAMNRLGARSNSGEGGEDPARYGTLRSSKIKQVATGRFGVTPEYLVNAEVLQIKVAQGAKPGEGGQLPGGKVNGLIARLRYAVPGVTLISPPPHHDIYSIEDLAQLIFDLKQVNPKALVSVKLVAEPGVGTIAAGVAKAYADLITVSGYDGGTGASPLTSIRYAGSPWELGLAETHQTLRGNDLRGKVRVQTDGGLKTGLDVVKAAILGAESFGFGTAPMIALGCKYLRICHLNNCATGVATQNDELRKDHYIGTVDMVVNFFTFIATETREWLARLGVRSLGELIGRTDLLDILPGETEKQAHLDLTPLLGSDHIPADKPQFCEVDRNPPFDQALLSERMIELARGAIEARSGGTFELDICNCDRSVGARVSGEIARLHGNQGMSDAPITFRFKGTAGQSFGVWNAGGLHLYLEGDANDYVGKGMTGGKLVITQPKGSVYASRDSAIVGNTCLYGATGGKLFAAGTAGERFAVRNSGAHTVVEGTGDHCCEYMTGGFVCVLGKTGYNFGSGMTGGFAYVLDQDNSFIDRVNNELVNIQRITGEAMEAYRSHLESVLREYVEETQSAWGAELLENLDDYYRRFWLVKPKAANLANLLSNTRANPQ; encoded by the coding sequence ATGAATGCAGGTCTTTTTCGTCCTGAAGAGTTCAAGGATAACTGCGGCTTCGGCCTGATTGCCCACATGCAGGGCGAGGCCAGTCATCACCTGCTACAGACAGCCATTCAGTCGCTGACCTGCATGACCCACCGTGGCGGCATCAACGCCGACGGCAAGACCGGTGACGGTTGCGGTCTGTTGATCCAGAAGCCCGATCTGTTCCTGCGCACCGTCGCCCGTGAAACCTTCGCCGCCGAATTGCCCGAGCGCTATGCCGTGGGCATGGTGTTCCTCAATCAGGATCCGGTGCGTGCCGAAGCCGCTCGCCAGAACATGAACCGCGAAATCCTTGCCGCTGGCCTGCAACTGGTCGGCTGGCGCCAGGTACCCATCGACCCGTCCGTGCTGGGCCGGCTGGCGCTGGAGCGCCTGCCGCAGATCGAGCAGGTCTTCGTCGGTGGCGAAGGGCTGTCCGAGCAGGAGTTCGAGGTCAAGCTGTTCTGCGCACGCCGCCGTTCTTCCGTGGCCAATGCCGAAGACAGCGAGCACTACATCTGCAGCTTTTCCCAGAGCACCATCATCTACAAAGGCCTGATGATGCCGGCCGACCTGGCCGCCTTCTATCCCGACCTGAGCGACGAGCGCCTGCGCACCGCCATCTGCGTGTTCCACCAGCGCTTCTCCACCAACACCCTGCCGAAGTGGCCGCTGGCGCAGCCCTTCCGCTTCCTGGCGCACAACGGTGAAATCAACACCATCACCGGCAACCGCAACTGGGCCCAGGCGCGTCGCCTGAAGTTCGCCAATGGCCGTATTCCCGACCTGCAGGAGCTTGGCCCGCTGGTCAACCGCGTCGGCTCCGACTCGTCGAGCATGGACAACATGCTGGAACTGCTGGTCACCGGTGGCATCGACCTGTTCCGTGGCGTGCGCATGATCATTCCGCCAGCCTGGCAGAACGTCGAGACCATGGACCCGGACCTGCGTGCGTTCTATGAGTACAACTCGATGCACATGGAGGCCTGGGACGGTCCGGCCGGCGTGGTGCTGACCGATGGTCGCCATGCCGTCTGCCTGCTCGACCGCAACGGCCTGCGCCCGGCGCGCTGGGTCACCACCACCAATGGCTACATCACCCTGGCGTCCGAAGTCGGTGTGTGGGACTACGCGCCGGATGAAGTCGTGGCCAAGGGCCGTGTCGGGCCGGGGCAGATCCTCGCCGTGGACACCCAGACCGGCCAGGTGATGCACGCCGAAGATATCGACGAGCGGCTGAAGTCGCAGCACCCCTACAAGAAGTGGCTGCGCCAGCATGCGCTGCGTATCCAGTCGACCCTGAGCGACAACGATCATGGTTCGGCGCTGTACGACCAGGACCAGCTCAAGCAGTACATGAAGATGTTCCAGGTCACCTTCGAAGAGCGTGACCAGGTGCTGCGCGTGCTGGCCGAGCAGGGCCAGGAAGCGGTCGGCTCGATGGGCGACGACACGCCGATGGCCGTGCTCTCGCGTCGCGTCCGCTCGCCTTACGATTACTTCCGCCAGCAGTTCGCGCAGGTCACCAACCCGCCGATCGACCCGCTGCGCGAAGCCATCGTGATGTCCCTGGAGACCTGCCTGGGCGCCGAGAAGAACATCTTCGAAGAGACTGCCGAGCACGCCAACCGCGCGATCCTCAGCACGCCGGTGATCTCGCCGGCCAAGTGGCGCACGATCATGGAGCTGGATCGTCCCGGCTTCGAGCGGCATGTCATCGACCTGAACTACGACCCGGCACTGGGGCTGGAGGCGGCGGTACGCAATATCGCCGACCAGGCCGAGGAAGCCGTGCGTGTCGGCAAGGTGCTGCTGGTCCTGAGCGACCGCGCCATCGAGCCAGGCAAATTGCCGGCGCATGCCTCGCTGGCGGTGGGTGCCGTGCACCACCGCCTGACCGAGAAGGGGCTGCGCTGCGACTGCAACCTGCTGGTCGAGACCGCGACCGTCCGCGATCCGCATCATTTCGCGGTGCTGATCGGTTTCGGTGCGACGGCGGTCTACCCCTACCTGGCCTACGAAGTGCTGGGTGACCTGATCCGTACCGGCGAAGTGCTGGGCGACCTGTATGAAGTGTTCAAGCACTACCGCAAGGGCATTTCCAAGGGACTGCTGAAAATCATCTCGAAGATGGGTATCTCCACCATCACCTCGTACCGTGGCGCCCAGTTGTTCGAGGCCATCGGCCTGTCCGACGAGGTGGTCGAGCTGAGCTTCCGTGGCGTTGCCAGCCGCATCAAGGGGGCACGTTTCGTCGACCTCGAGGCCGAGCAGAAGCTGCTGGCGGCCGAAGCCTGGAACGCACGCAAGGCGATCCAGCAGGGCGGCTTGCTGAAGTTCGTGCACGGCGGTGAATACCACGCCTACAACCCGGACGTGGTCGGCGCCCTGCAAGCGGCCGTGCAGTCCGGCGATTATTCGCTGTTCAAGCAATACACCGCGCTGGTCGACCAGCGTCCGGTGTCCATGGTGCGCGACCTGTTCAAGGTGCGCGAGTCCGAGCAGCCGCTCGGGCTGGACGATGTCGAGCCGCTGGAAGCGATCCTGCAACGCTTCGACTCGGCCGGTATTTCCCTGGGGGCCTTGTCGCCCGAGGCGCACGAGGCGATCGCCGAGGCAATGAACCGCCTGGGTGCCCGCTCCAACTCCGGCGAGGGCGGCGAAGACCCGGCCCGCTACGGCACGCTGCGCAGTTCCAAGATCAAGCAAGTGGCCACCGGCCGCTTCGGCGTCACGCCGGAATACCTGGTCAATGCCGAAGTGCTGCAGATCAAGGTGGCCCAGGGCGCCAAGCCGGGCGAGGGCGGACAACTGCCCGGCGGCAAGGTCAACGGCCTGATCGCCCGCCTGCGCTACGCTGTGCCTGGCGTCACGCTGATTTCGCCGCCGCCGCACCATGACATCTATTCCATCGAGGACCTGGCCCAGCTGATCTTCGACCTCAAGCAGGTCAACCCGAAGGCGCTGGTGTCGGTCAAGCTGGTGGCCGAGCCGGGCGTCGGCACCATCGCCGCCGGCGTGGCCAAGGCCTATGCCGACCTGATCACTGTGTCCGGCTATGACGGCGGTACCGGCGCCTCGCCGCTCACCTCGATCCGTTATGCCGGTTCGCCGTGGGAGCTGGGCCTGGCCGAGACGCACCAGACCCTGCGCGGCAACGACCTGCGCGGCAAGGTCCGGGTGCAGACCGACGGTGGTCTGAAGACCGGTCTGGACGTGGTCAAGGCCGCCATCCTCGGTGCCGAGAGCTTCGGCTTCGGCACCGCGCCGATGATCGCCCTGGGTTGCAAGTACCTGCGCATCTGCCACCTGAACAACTGCGCCACCGGCGTCGCCACGCAGAACGACGAGCTGCGCAAGGACCACTACATCGGCACCGTGGACATGGTGGTGAACTTCTTCACCTTCATCGCCACCGAGACCCGCGAGTGGCTGGCGCGCCTGGGCGTACGCAGCCTGGGCGAGCTGATCGGCCGCACCGACCTGCTGGATATCCTGCCGGGCGAGACCGAGAAACAGGCCCACCTGGACCTGACGCCGTTGCTGGGCAGCGACCATATCCCGGCGGACAAGCCGCAGTTCTGCGAAGTCGACCGCAACCCGCCGTTCGACCAGGCGCTGTTGTCCGAGCGCATGATCGAGCTGGCTCGCGGCGCCATCGAGGCCCGCAGCGGCGGCACCTTCGAACTGGACATCTGCAACTGCGACCGCTCCGTCGGTGCGCGGGTGTCCGGCGAGATCGCCCGCCTGCACGGCAACCAGGGCATGAGCGACGCGCCGATCACCTTCCGCTTCAAGGGCACGGCGGGGCAGAGCTTCGGTGTGTGGAACGCCGGCGGCCTGCACCTCTACCTCGAAGGCGACGCCAACGACTATGTCGGCAAGGGCATGACCGGCGGCAAGCTGGTGATCACCCAGCCCAAGGGCAGTGTCTATGCCAGCCGTGACTCGGCGATCGTCGGCAACACCTGCCTGTACGGTGCCACCGGCGGCAAGCTGTTCGCTGCCGGGACCGCCGGTGAGCGCTTCGCGGTGCGCAACTCCGGTGCCCACACGGTGGTGGAAGGCACTGGCGACCATTGCTGCGAGTACATGACTGGCGGTTTCGTCTGTGTCCTGGGCAAGACCGGTTACAACTTCGGCTCGGGCATGACCGGTGGCTTCGCCTATGTGCTGGATCAGGACAACAGCTTTATCGACCGGGTGAACAACGAGCTGGTGAATATCCAGCGCATCACTGGCGAGGCGATGGAAGCCTATCGGAGCCACCTGGAGTCGGTACTGCGCGAATACGTCGAAGAAACGCAAAGCGCATGGGGCGCCGAGTTGCTGGAAAACCTGGACGACTACTACCGCCGTTTCTGGCTGGTCAAGCCCAAGGCGGCCAACCTGGCCAACCTGCTGTCGAACACCAGGGCCAATCCGCAATAA
- a CDS encoding NAD-dependent epimerase/dehydratase family protein, producing MTTTPRRILLAGATGLTGEHLLDRLLNEPTVKHVLAPTRRPLASHPRLQNPVGELAQLLPTLSGEFDIAFCCLGTTLKQAGSQEAFRAVDHDLVLAFAKRARVLGVRHLLVISSLGASTDSTLFYTRIKGETEAALLEQGWPQLTIARPSQLLGSRLEPRLTERLAGPLSQLLPGKYHGIEVCALARALWRLALEEDQGARVVESDELRKLGR from the coding sequence ATGACCACCACGCCACGCCGAATCCTCTTGGCCGGCGCAACCGGCCTGACCGGCGAGCACCTGCTCGACCGCCTGCTCAATGAACCGACGGTGAAGCACGTACTCGCGCCCACCCGCCGGCCCCTGGCCAGCCATCCACGGCTACAGAATCCGGTCGGTGAATTGGCGCAATTGCTGCCGACGCTGTCCGGTGAGTTCGATATCGCCTTCTGCTGCCTGGGCACGACCCTGAAACAGGCGGGCAGCCAGGAGGCGTTCCGCGCCGTCGACCACGATCTGGTGCTGGCCTTCGCAAAACGCGCACGGGTACTGGGCGTCCGTCACCTGCTGGTCATCAGCTCGCTGGGAGCCAGTACCGACAGCACGCTGTTCTACACACGGATCAAGGGCGAAACCGAAGCGGCGCTGCTGGAACAGGGCTGGCCACAACTGACCATCGCCCGCCCGTCGCAATTGCTGGGCTCGCGGCTGGAGCCACGCCTGACCGAGCGCCTCGCCGGTCCGCTGTCACAGCTGCTGCCCGGCAAGTACCACGGCATCGAAGTCTGCGCACTGGCCCGCGCACTCTGGCGCCTGGCCCTGGAAGAAGACCAGGGCGCGCGTGTCGTCGAGTCGGATGAGTTGCGGAAACTGGGGCGCTGA